In Paenibacillus phoenicis, one genomic interval encodes:
- the deoB gene encoding phosphopentomutase, whose amino-acid sequence MENGNRFRKMTVIVLDSVGIGELPDAKKFGDEGAHTLGHILQTVPGTKLPNLQKLGLGNIAELPNLDPVDEPLAYFGKMAEISAGKDTMTGHWELMGLKIETPFQTYPNGFPRDLIARFEQETGRKIIGNKPASGTEILVELGEEHMKTGSWIVYTSADSVFQIAAHEEIIPLPELYRACEIARRLTLEPEHSVGRVIARPFIGQPGNFQRTPNRHDYAVKPPEPTVLNALKNAGKEVVAIGKIGDIFSGEGITASYPTKSNQHGIEETLQRIGQDFTGMLFTNLVDFDSLYGHRRDPQGYARALEEFDAAVPDLLKNVGENDLLIITADHGNDPIHAGTDHTREYVPLLVYGPSLKKPGSLGIRATYADLAATIADNFGVHATEHGKSFLHELV is encoded by the coding sequence ATGGAAAATGGAAATCGTTTTAGAAAAATGACCGTCATCGTCCTCGACAGCGTGGGGATCGGCGAACTGCCAGACGCCAAAAAATTCGGTGACGAAGGTGCGCATACGCTGGGGCATATTTTGCAAACCGTACCGGGTACTAAGCTGCCTAACCTGCAAAAATTAGGACTGGGGAATATCGCGGAGCTGCCGAATCTGGATCCAGTGGACGAGCCGTTGGCTTACTTCGGTAAAATGGCTGAGATCTCTGCGGGCAAGGATACGATGACCGGCCACTGGGAGCTGATGGGTCTGAAGATCGAGACTCCGTTCCAAACATATCCCAATGGCTTCCCGCGTGATTTGATCGCTCGCTTCGAGCAGGAAACGGGGCGTAAAATCATCGGCAACAAGCCGGCTTCCGGTACGGAAATTTTGGTGGAGCTCGGGGAAGAGCATATGAAAACCGGAAGCTGGATCGTGTACACCTCGGCGGACAGCGTATTTCAAATTGCGGCCCATGAAGAGATTATCCCGCTGCCGGAGCTGTACCGGGCTTGCGAAATCGCTCGTCGGCTGACGCTTGAGCCGGAGCATTCCGTTGGGCGCGTAATCGCCCGTCCGTTTATCGGTCAACCGGGCAACTTCCAGCGCACGCCAAACCGCCACGATTATGCGGTAAAACCGCCGGAACCAACAGTACTAAACGCGTTGAAAAATGCCGGCAAGGAAGTGGTAGCCATCGGGAAGATTGGCGATATTTTCTCCGGGGAAGGGATTACCGCTTCGTATCCAACGAAGAGCAACCAGCATGGGATCGAAGAAACGCTGCAGCGGATCGGCCAGGATTTCACCGGCATGCTGTTCACGAACCTGGTGGATTTCGACTCCTTATACGGCCATCGTCGCGACCCGCAGGGCTACGCCCGTGCGTTGGAGGAGTTTGATGCGGCGGTACCGGATTTGTTGAAAAATGTGGGTGAGAACGACTTGCTGATCATTACTGCCGACCACGGCAACGATCCGATTCATGCCGGAACGGACCATACCCGCGAATACGTGCCGTTGCTTGTTTACGGGCCAAGCCTGAAAAAGCCGGGCAGCCTGGGCATCCGGGCAACGTATGCCGATTTGGCCGCGACGATCGCCGACAATTTCGGGGTGCATGCAACCGAGCACGGAAAGAGCTTCTTACACGAACTCGTTTAA
- the xerD gene encoding site-specific tyrosine recombinase XerD, producing the protein MERDAASFISFLAGQRGLSEATRESYARDLKQYISYLQSKQISDYRQVTRAGILLYFAYLKDLGKAPATIQRVSVTLRAFFRYLLQERRIEQDPFIMLEMPKVEKKPPQTLTVEETERLLEAPKPDTPLGLRDKAMLELLYATGIRVSELISLNKDDVNLELHFLRCTGERGKERILPFGGVTAEWLDLYLREGRSHLILDERENPALFPNRRGGRISRQGFWKLMKKYGQEAGITSDITPHTLRHSFAVHLLERGADVRSVQELLGHSDASTIQMYVSRSRSNLKTVYDAFHPRAMRESMAPEAAQEGDPKDRQNGFPSGKG; encoded by the coding sequence ATGGAACGGGATGCGGCCTCTTTTATTTCGTTTTTGGCCGGGCAACGGGGATTAAGTGAAGCAACGCGGGAGTCCTATGCGCGGGATCTCAAGCAGTACATAAGCTATTTGCAATCGAAGCAGATCAGCGATTATCGCCAAGTAACCCGTGCGGGCATCTTGCTCTATTTCGCTTACTTGAAAGATCTCGGCAAGGCGCCGGCAACGATTCAACGCGTGTCTGTCACCCTTCGCGCTTTCTTTCGGTATTTACTGCAGGAACGGCGGATTGAGCAGGATCCCTTCATCATGCTGGAAATGCCCAAAGTCGAAAAAAAACCGCCGCAAACCCTCACCGTGGAGGAAACTGAACGGCTGCTGGAAGCCCCAAAGCCCGACACGCCGTTAGGTTTAAGGGACAAGGCCATGCTTGAGCTGCTCTATGCAACCGGCATCCGCGTATCCGAGCTGATCTCGCTGAACAAGGACGACGTGAACCTGGAGCTTCATTTTCTCCGCTGCACCGGGGAGCGGGGGAAGGAACGCATTCTTCCGTTTGGAGGAGTCACGGCGGAATGGCTTGATTTGTATTTAAGGGAAGGACGCAGCCATTTGATTCTGGATGAGAGGGAGAACCCGGCTCTTTTCCCGAACCGTCGGGGCGGGCGGATTAGCCGCCAAGGCTTCTGGAAGCTGATGAAGAAGTATGGCCAGGAAGCAGGGATTACGTCCGATATTACGCCGCATACGCTGCGCCATTCCTTCGCCGTTCATCTGCTGGAGCGGGGGGCGGACGTGAGATCGGTACAGGAGCTGCTGGGGCATTCTGATGCTTCCACGATTCAAATGTATGTAAGCCGTTCAAGGTCCAATCTGAAGACGGTCTACGACGCTTTTCATCCGCGGGCGATGCGGGAGTCTATGGCGCCGGAAGCCGCACAAGAAGGGGACCCGAAGGATCGTCAGAATGGTTTTCCTTCTGGGAAGGGATAA
- a CDS encoding DUF4227 family protein: MVISLRKWLRTGKYLILFVALAYTFYKALGLLDDYLFREDKYRVPEGSAVKVFYEGVPGNNMMETMTERLKLFFWYGE; this comes from the coding sequence ATGGTCATCTCGCTTCGAAAATGGCTCAGAACAGGGAAATATTTGATCCTGTTTGTCGCACTTGCGTATACTTTTTATAAGGCGCTAGGACTGCTGGACGATTACCTATTTCGTGAGGACAAGTACCGCGTTCCCGAAGGCTCTGCGGTGAAAGTATTTTATGAAGGCGTACCCGGAAATAACATGATGGAGACCATGACGGAGCGGCTGAAATTATTTTTCTGGTATGGAGAGTAG
- the fur gene encoding ferric iron uptake transcriptional regulator, producing MEAKIEKIKQQLQSHGYKLTPQREATVRVLLENEDDHLSAEDVFMLVKDKAPEIGLATVYRTLELLSELHVVEKINFGDGVARYDLRTDTTKHHHHHLICVQCGAMDEIREDWLGPLEERLEKEFNFTVLDHRLDFQGICYRCKDKNNDSPGTDNKK from the coding sequence ATGGAAGCAAAGATCGAAAAAATCAAACAGCAGTTACAATCCCACGGTTACAAATTGACGCCCCAGCGGGAAGCCACGGTACGCGTTTTGCTCGAAAATGAAGACGATCATCTTAGTGCGGAAGATGTTTTCATGCTCGTCAAAGACAAGGCGCCGGAGATCGGCCTGGCCACGGTCTATCGAACATTGGAATTGCTCAGCGAGCTTCACGTTGTGGAGAAGATCAACTTCGGCGACGGTGTAGCCCGGTACGACTTGCGTACCGATACGACCAAACATCATCACCACCATTTGATCTGTGTTCAGTGTGGGGCAATGGATGAAATCCGCGAGGATTGGCTTGGACCGCTCGAGGAACGCTTGGAGAAGGAATTCAATTTTACGGTGCTGGATCACCGGTTGGATTTTCAAGGCATTTGTTACCGATGCAAGGACAAGAACAACGATTCGCCTGGAACAGACAATAAGAAATAA
- the spoIIM gene encoding stage II sporulation protein M gives MLHPIRHTLKDQTPLYVFVSVLFLMGVVFGALMVNALTLEQQQDISRYLGDFFLSINEGGFEFQPMMFWQVAALHLKWLGLIWLLGLSVIGLPGILILDFLKGVLIGFTVGYLVGQYTWKGLLFALVSVAPHNLIVIPALLIASVAAVSFSLNIIRSRVLMSRPGQATRPFLSYTGLTLAMAAVLLAISSFETWVTPVMMSWVTPLIA, from the coding sequence ATGCTGCACCCCATTCGTCATACATTAAAAGACCAAACGCCGCTATATGTTTTTGTTTCCGTGCTGTTTTTAATGGGCGTCGTATTCGGCGCGCTGATGGTCAACGCATTAACGTTGGAACAACAACAGGATATCTCCCGGTATTTGGGTGATTTCTTTCTATCGATCAATGAAGGCGGGTTCGAGTTTCAGCCGATGATGTTCTGGCAAGTCGCTGCCTTGCATTTAAAATGGCTTGGCTTGATCTGGCTATTGGGATTATCCGTGATCGGACTCCCAGGGATCTTAATTCTCGATTTTCTAAAAGGAGTATTGATCGGCTTTACAGTTGGCTATCTGGTTGGCCAATATACCTGGAAGGGGCTGCTATTCGCCCTCGTGTCCGTAGCGCCGCACAATCTGATCGTGATTCCGGCCCTGCTGATCGCCAGCGTCGCAGCGGTGAGCTTCTCGCTCAACATCATTCGCTCGCGTGTGTTAATGAGCCGTCCCGGCCAAGCCACCCGGCCTTTCCTGTCGTATACAGGGCTGACGCTGGCCATGGCTGCGGTGCTACTCGCCATCTCTTCCTTCGAAACGTGGGTGACTCCGGTGATGATGAGCTGGGTTACGCCATTGATTGCTTGA
- a CDS encoding endonuclease Q family protein yields MSSSSTTTSAALTTVFADLHIHIGRTGRGEPVKISGSRDLTFAGIAREASQRKGIGLVGIIDCHAPGVQEDIDRCLEQGEMQELKDGGITYQGTTILLGCELEIREPGMGPAHLLAFFPHLETIRGFTDWLKPRMKNVGLSSQRVYAPAVTLQEEVYARGGMIIPAHIFTPHRSIYGSCAPRMSDVLDLSLISAVELGLSADTEMAGLISELDPFPILTNSDAHSLGKIGREYNELRLKEASYLEFAKALRREEGRLVAGNYGLNPRLGKYHRTYCSNCNYIIDEAEANVERCPYCGSPKLVRGVLDRIRSIADRSEPSVPLHRPPYHYQVPLEFIPGLGPAKLELLLERFGTEMNILHHVPEAELAEAVGAELAQLIGMARSGRLELSAGGGGIYGKVKKS; encoded by the coding sequence ATGAGTTCGAGCTCCACAACAACCTCGGCCGCGCTTACGACCGTTTTCGCCGATTTGCATATTCACATCGGACGAACCGGGCGGGGGGAGCCGGTGAAGATTAGCGGCAGCCGTGATCTGACCTTCGCTGGAATCGCCAGGGAGGCTTCGCAACGCAAGGGCATCGGGCTTGTTGGCATCATTGACTGTCATGCCCCCGGGGTACAGGAGGATATCGACCGGTGCCTGGAGCAGGGGGAGATGCAGGAACTGAAGGATGGCGGCATCACCTATCAGGGGACGACGATTTTGCTGGGCTGCGAGCTGGAAATCCGTGAACCGGGGATGGGGCCGGCGCATTTGCTTGCTTTTTTCCCGCACCTGGAGACGATTCGCGGCTTTACGGATTGGCTGAAGCCAAGGATGAAGAATGTTGGGCTAAGCTCGCAGCGCGTGTACGCTCCGGCGGTCACGCTGCAGGAGGAGGTGTATGCCCGCGGTGGTATGATCATTCCCGCCCATATTTTCACGCCGCATCGCAGCATTTACGGAAGCTGTGCCCCCCGGATGTCGGATGTGTTGGATCTTTCTCTAATTAGCGCGGTGGAGCTGGGGCTCAGCGCCGATACGGAGATGGCTGGATTGATCAGCGAGCTCGATCCTTTTCCGATCTTAACCAATTCCGACGCTCACTCGCTGGGCAAAATCGGGCGGGAATACAATGAGCTGCGGCTGAAGGAAGCGAGCTATCTTGAATTCGCTAAGGCGCTGCGGCGCGAGGAGGGGCGCCTAGTGGCCGGGAATTACGGGCTGAACCCCCGCCTTGGCAAATACCACCGGACCTACTGCAGCAACTGCAACTATATCATCGATGAGGCAGAAGCCAACGTGGAGCGATGTCCTTATTGCGGCAGCCCGAAGCTGGTGCGGGGTGTGCTTGACCGCATCCGCTCAATCGCAGATCGATCTGAGCCCAGCGTACCGCTTCATCGTCCGCCGTATCATTACCAGGTTCCCCTGGAGTTTATCCCCGGCCTTGGGCCGGCGAAATTAGAGCTGCTGCTGGAGCGGTTCGGCACGGAGATGAACATCCTGCATCATGTGCCGGAGGCGGAGCTGGCTGAAGCGGTGGGAGCGGAACTGGCCCAACTTATTGGCATGGCCCGCAGCGGTAGGCTCGAACTTAGCGCCGGAGGCGGCGGAATCTATGGCAAAGTGAAAAAGTCTTAA
- a CDS encoding NUDIX hydrolase, translated as MAANDKLKETTVSTEPVFQGRVISLQIDTVKLPDGTTATREIVKHPGAVAVLAVHEGRLLLVDQYRQAMGRCELEIPAGKLEPGEDPAEAAVRELQEETGYRCDKLTHLHSFYTSPGFADEIIHLYLAEQLSPGEMSPDVDEFLEVQEVTLEEALGLIAEGRIADAKTIMAVYIWQLKDARAQAEARP; from the coding sequence ATGGCAGCCAACGATAAATTAAAGGAAACCACGGTTTCGACAGAGCCGGTCTTTCAGGGGAGAGTGATCTCCCTGCAAATTGATACCGTCAAGCTGCCGGACGGAACGACGGCAACCCGTGAAATTGTGAAGCATCCGGGTGCGGTCGCCGTGCTGGCGGTGCATGAGGGACGATTGCTGCTGGTGGACCAATATCGCCAGGCGATGGGCCGGTGTGAATTGGAGATTCCGGCGGGCAAATTGGAACCAGGGGAAGATCCTGCGGAAGCGGCGGTCCGTGAGCTGCAGGAGGAGACCGGGTATCGCTGCGATAAATTGACGCATTTGCACTCATTCTATACTTCGCCGGGGTTCGCAGATGAGATTATCCATCTCTATTTGGCCGAGCAGTTGAGTCCAGGAGAAATGTCGCCGGATGTTGACGAATTCCTTGAGGTTCAGGAAGTGACGCTGGAGGAGGCACTTGGCCTGATTGCGGAAGGGCGGATTGCGGATGCCAAAACGATTATGGCGGTGTATATTTGGCAGCTTAAGGATGCTCGCGCACAGGCAGAGGCAAGACCATGA
- the mciZ gene encoding Z-ring formation inhibitor MciZ, whose amino-acid sequence MKSYFTEDRVRAQGKAWQIRLLLSQWKKESGRDVKITDLIHSYQNSYSIKGNPVNKRRG is encoded by the coding sequence ATGAAAAGCTATTTCACGGAAGACCGTGTACGCGCTCAGGGCAAAGCTTGGCAGATTCGCCTTCTGCTGTCCCAATGGAAAAAAGAATCAGGACGTGACGTAAAAATCACCGATTTGATTCATTCCTATCAAAATAGTTATTCAATTAAGGGAAATCCGGTTAATAAAAGGAGGGGGTGA
- a CDS encoding tetratricopeptide repeat protein codes for MRSPTGQPKNMGKLVEMIQNAVSTGQIDVAEQLAGQMDNYLLSELIQSLYKEGYVALAKERLLQIEPRLLREPTPPFLELSLIWAEICYDERQYEEAAPIFEALAERNPDFAAARFGAASCYLQQAIANLERRIQLYHPPKSEQEKICKYLDDFHQALNLIQASGWHTEWSPVQVRHFPAKPSTRLH; via the coding sequence ATGCGCAGTCCTACCGGACAGCCTAAAAATATGGGAAAACTCGTAGAAATGATCCAGAACGCCGTATCCACAGGTCAGATTGACGTTGCTGAACAGCTGGCGGGGCAGATGGACAATTATTTGCTTAGCGAGCTGATCCAATCTTTATATAAAGAAGGTTATGTCGCACTAGCCAAAGAACGGCTACTGCAGATCGAACCTCGGTTGCTTCGCGAGCCCACTCCCCCCTTTTTGGAGCTAAGCCTGATTTGGGCGGAAATTTGCTACGATGAGAGACAATACGAAGAAGCCGCTCCCATCTTTGAAGCGCTTGCCGAGCGGAATCCCGATTTCGCAGCGGCTCGTTTCGGCGCAGCCTCCTGTTACTTGCAGCAGGCGATCGCCAATCTGGAGCGACGAATCCAACTGTATCACCCGCCTAAATCGGAGCAGGAGAAAATTTGCAAATATTTAGACGACTTCCACCAAGCTCTGAACTTAATTCAAGCTTCAGGCTGGCATACCGAATGGAGTCCTGTGCAGGTTCGTCACTTCCCGGCCAAACCGTCTACTCGACTGCATTAA
- a CDS encoding M20/M25/M40 family metallo-hydrolase, which yields MINEERLIGQFLELVQIDSETKHERQIADVLKRKFSELGLDVVEDGSQAVTGHGAGNLIATLKASEGVSAEPFLFTCHMDTVTPGKGIKPVVGEDGWIRSDGTTILGADDKAGVAVLLELIQVLQEKQIPHGQIQFVISAGEESSLRGARALEAQYVDSKFGFAIDTGGEVGTICVGAPTQARVEIEIYGKAAHAGVNPEDGISAIQVAGKALARMKLGRIDSETTANIGKFEGGGATNIVPDHVILYGEARSMSQEKVDKQLQDMKEAVESACRDFGAKGEFRSEVLYRAFRIPEEAPVLRIAKQAAAALGLAGTTFTTGGGSDANIFNSLGIPTVNLAIGYEDIHTTNERIKKDDLVKTAQFALEIVRQSVSSS from the coding sequence ATGATTAACGAGGAACGCCTCATCGGACAATTTCTGGAGCTGGTGCAGATTGACAGCGAAACGAAGCATGAGCGCCAAATTGCCGATGTGTTAAAACGGAAATTCAGCGAATTGGGACTGGACGTTGTGGAGGACGGTTCGCAGGCAGTGACGGGACATGGCGCCGGGAACCTGATCGCCACGTTAAAAGCCAGTGAAGGCGTGTCCGCTGAACCCTTCCTGTTCACCTGCCACATGGATACCGTCACCCCAGGCAAGGGGATTAAACCGGTTGTTGGGGAGGACGGATGGATTCGCAGCGACGGCACGACGATCCTCGGAGCGGACGACAAAGCGGGTGTGGCGGTGCTGCTGGAGCTGATTCAAGTCCTGCAGGAGAAGCAAATTCCGCACGGTCAAATCCAGTTTGTCATCTCGGCTGGCGAGGAATCGAGCCTGCGCGGAGCGCGGGCGCTGGAGGCGCAGTATGTCGATTCGAAGTTCGGGTTCGCGATTGACACCGGCGGTGAAGTGGGCACGATTTGTGTTGGCGCACCCACGCAGGCACGGGTTGAAATCGAGATCTACGGCAAAGCGGCCCATGCCGGGGTCAATCCGGAAGACGGCATCAGTGCCATTCAGGTAGCCGGCAAGGCGCTGGCTCGTATGAAGCTCGGGCGTATTGACTCGGAGACAACCGCCAACATCGGCAAGTTTGAAGGTGGCGGCGCGACGAACATCGTTCCGGATCACGTCATTTTATATGGCGAAGCGCGTAGCATGTCCCAGGAGAAGGTCGATAAGCAGCTGCAGGACATGAAAGAAGCGGTGGAATCCGCATGCCGCGACTTTGGAGCCAAGGGGGAATTCCGCAGTGAGGTGCTGTACCGGGCGTTCCGGATCCCGGAGGAGGCTCCCGTTCTGCGGATCGCTAAGCAAGCGGCGGCTGCGCTCGGACTTGCGGGAACGACGTTTACGACGGGCGGCGGCAGCGACGCGAACATCTTTAACAGCCTGGGGATTCCAACGGTGAATCTGGCGATCGGCTATGAGGATATCCATACAACCAATGAAAGAATCAAGAAGGACGATCTCGTCAAAACGGCGCAGTTTGCGCTGGAGATCGTTCGTCAATCGGTATCCTCTTCTTGA
- the prli42 gene encoding stressosome-associated protein Prli42 — MRKNRMRFVVYLMLFAMLASTLIAFLEPFFIR, encoded by the coding sequence ATGCGTAAAAATCGGATGAGATTCGTCGTATATTTGATGTTGTTTGCCATGCTGGCTTCAACGCTGATCGCTTTCCTTGAGCCCTTCTTCATTCGATAA
- the lipB gene encoding lipoyl(octanoyl) transferase LipB — MNEGLTVRYYPMMEYGEAWDLQKRLIKEMDAQQQGEHLLLLQHPPTYTIGSQNHPEHLLLSPEQLQERGIAVFEIDRGGDITYHGPGQLVGYPLLRLEAGRGLDLHGYLRQLEQVIIDYLAEFGIEGSRKPEYTGVWVGDVKICAIGVKFNKCRHHRGFITSHGFAFNVKSGIQEEGFRGIIPCGIQEYGVTSLEDVTGRSFTVEQVAKEIVPKFNAVFGRLGAWVEA; from the coding sequence ATGAACGAAGGCTTGACAGTACGCTATTATCCGATGATGGAATATGGGGAAGCCTGGGATTTGCAGAAACGGCTCATTAAAGAGATGGATGCGCAGCAGCAGGGAGAACACCTGCTGCTGTTGCAGCATCCGCCGACCTATACGATTGGCTCCCAGAACCATCCTGAGCATTTGCTTCTTAGCCCTGAGCAGCTGCAGGAGCGGGGCATTGCCGTGTTTGAAATCGATCGCGGGGGAGATATTACATATCATGGCCCCGGGCAGCTTGTTGGCTATCCGCTGCTTCGGTTAGAGGCCGGGCGCGGGCTGGATTTGCATGGTTACCTGCGCCAGCTGGAGCAGGTGATCATCGATTATTTAGCGGAGTTTGGCATCGAAGGCTCACGTAAACCGGAGTACACCGGGGTGTGGGTTGGCGACGTGAAAATTTGCGCGATTGGCGTAAAGTTCAACAAATGCAGGCATCATCGAGGTTTTATTACCAGTCACGGGTTTGCTTTTAATGTGAAGTCCGGCATTCAAGAGGAAGGCTTTCGCGGAATCATTCCTTGCGGGATTCAAGAATACGGGGTGACCTCGTTGGAAGACGTGACCGGCCGCTCATTTACGGTTGAGCAAGTCGCGAAGGAGATCGTACCGAAGTTTAACGCGGTATTTGGGCGTTTGGGGGCTTGGGTCGAGGCCTAA
- a CDS encoding dihydrolipoamide acetyltransferase family protein, producing MSSNKTLIDVQLPQLAESLVSATIGKWLKKPGDPVEQYEPILEVITDKVNAEIPSTVEGVMGELLAEEGQEVQVGAVICRIETANATDTPAGDPAVNEAARPAAGAASTGEQSDHSQRHRYSPAVQTLAAQHGIDLRQITGTGLGGRITRKDVLAYIEQGGRGGVATPAAPATTPAAAPSVPSQTAQAAPSAAPAPQRVIPAVINDAPGPVRHSGLHLTENPPIPTIEVEGGDRSEYFIDVTPIRNTIATRMRQSVSEIPHGWMMIEVDVTNLVQLRNKIKQEFMQKEGVNLTYLAFLLKAVVGAIKDYPIMNSVWAVDKIIVKRDINISLAVGTEDSVLTPVIKKADQKNIAGLAREIEELATKVRSGKLKLDDMQGGTFTVNNTGSFGSILTQPIINYPQAAILTFESIVKRPVVINDMIAVRSMANLCLSLDHRILDGVICGRFMQRVKENMESYNLDTQVY from the coding sequence ATGTCATCCAATAAAACATTGATAGACGTGCAATTACCCCAGCTCGCCGAATCGCTCGTCTCGGCTACGATCGGGAAATGGCTGAAGAAGCCGGGGGATCCAGTCGAGCAATATGAGCCGATTCTTGAGGTCATTACGGACAAAGTAAATGCGGAAATCCCTTCGACGGTCGAAGGTGTGATGGGCGAGCTGTTGGCTGAGGAAGGGCAAGAGGTTCAGGTTGGCGCGGTGATCTGCCGGATCGAGACGGCGAATGCGACTGATACGCCAGCAGGCGACCCAGCGGTAAACGAAGCTGCCCGTCCGGCTGCCGGTGCGGCAAGCACGGGGGAACAGTCCGATCACTCGCAGCGCCACCGGTATTCGCCGGCCGTGCAGACGCTGGCCGCTCAACACGGAATTGATCTACGGCAAATTACGGGTACAGGGCTTGGCGGACGGATTACGCGGAAGGATGTGCTGGCTTACATCGAGCAAGGCGGTCGCGGGGGTGTTGCCACACCCGCAGCACCGGCAACGACGCCGGCAGCAGCACCGTCCGTGCCATCGCAGACAGCGCAAGCAGCGCCTTCGGCTGCGCCGGCGCCGCAACGCGTCATCCCGGCCGTAATCAACGATGCTCCGGGACCGGTACGCCATTCCGGCTTGCACTTGACGGAGAACCCGCCGATCCCAACCATCGAAGTGGAAGGGGGCGACCGTTCCGAGTATTTTATCGACGTAACCCCGATCCGCAACACGATCGCAACCCGGATGCGCCAAAGCGTATCGGAAATTCCGCATGGCTGGATGATGATCGAGGTCGACGTGACCAACCTGGTGCAGCTGCGCAACAAGATCAAGCAGGAATTTATGCAGAAGGAAGGCGTCAACCTGACGTACCTGGCTTTCCTGCTGAAGGCGGTTGTGGGAGCGATCAAGGATTATCCGATCATGAACTCGGTGTGGGCGGTGGACAAGATCATCGTCAAACGCGATATCAACATCTCCTTGGCGGTTGGAACCGAGGATTCGGTGCTGACGCCGGTCATCAAGAAGGCCGATCAGAAAAATATCGCCGGCCTGGCGCGGGAAATCGAGGAGCTGGCAACGAAGGTCCGCTCCGGCAAGCTGAAGCTGGATGATATGCAGGGCGGGACGTTTACGGTGAATAATACCGGTTCCTTTGGTTCGATTTTGACGCAGCCGATTATCAATTATCCGCAAGCCGCGATCCTGACGTTTGAATCGATCGTGAAGCGGCCGGTTGTGATCAACGATATGATCGCCGTCCGTTCGATGGCCAATCTCTGCTTGTCCTTGGACCACCGGATTTTGGACGGAGTGATTTGCGGCCGCTTTATGCAGCGGGTGAAGGAAAATATGGAAAGCTACAATTTGGACACGCAGGTGTATTGA
- a CDS encoding alpha-ketoacid dehydrogenase subunit beta, with amino-acid sequence MPVMEYIDAIRLAMKEEMERDESVFVLGEDVGVKGGVFTTTKGLQEQFGEMRVIDTPLAESAIAGVAIGAAMYGMKPIAEMQYSDFMLPATNQIINEAAKIRYRSNNDWNCPVVVRAPIGGGIFGGLYHSQCPESIFFGTPGLKIVAPYSAYDAKGLLKAAIRDPDPVLFFENKKCYKLIKEDVPEDDYIVPIGKAKVLREGGDITVIGYSLPLHFAMQAAEELAAEKGISSHILDLRTLQPLDREAIIEAARKTGKVLIIHEDNKTGGIGAEVSAIISEECLFELDAPIARLCGPDVPAMPISPPMEKFFMLSKDKVKEAMLQLALY; translated from the coding sequence ATGCCGGTGATGGAGTATATCGACGCGATTCGTCTGGCCATGAAGGAAGAAATGGAGCGGGACGAAAGCGTGTTTGTTCTGGGGGAAGACGTCGGCGTCAAGGGCGGCGTGTTCACGACAACGAAAGGGCTGCAGGAGCAGTTCGGTGAAATGCGCGTCATCGATACGCCGCTTGCGGAATCGGCGATCGCCGGCGTTGCGATTGGCGCAGCTATGTACGGGATGAAGCCGATCGCAGAAATGCAGTATTCGGACTTTATGCTGCCTGCAACGAACCAGATTATCAACGAAGCGGCGAAAATCCGCTATCGTTCCAACAACGACTGGAACTGCCCGGTTGTAGTCCGCGCTCCAATCGGCGGCGGGATCTTTGGGGGACTTTACCATTCCCAATGTCCGGAATCGATATTCTTTGGAACACCGGGGCTGAAGATCGTTGCGCCTTATTCGGCTTATGACGCCAAGGGCTTGTTGAAAGCAGCGATTCGCGACCCTGATCCGGTGTTGTTCTTTGAGAACAAGAAATGCTACAAGCTGATCAAGGAAGACGTGCCGGAGGACGATTATATCGTCCCTATCGGCAAAGCGAAGGTGCTGCGGGAAGGCGGTGACATTACAGTCATCGGCTACAGCTTGCCGCTGCATTTTGCCATGCAGGCTGCGGAAGAGCTGGCGGCAGAGAAAGGGATCAGCTCCCACATTCTTGATTTGCGCACGCTGCAGCCTCTGGACCGCGAAGCCATTATTGAAGCGGCCCGCAAGACGGGCAAGGTTCTGATTATCCATGAGGATAATAAAACCGGCGGTATTGGTGCAGAAGTTTCGGCTATTATTTCTGAAGAGTGCCTGTTCGAGTTGGATGCTCCTATTGCAAGACTGTGCGGACCGGACGTTCCGGCGATGCCGATTAGCCCTCCGATGGAGAAGTTCTTTATGCTTAGCAAAGACAAAGTCAAAGAAGCGATGCTTCAATTGGCGCTTTATTGA